In the genome of Mycoplasmopsis pulmonis, one region contains:
- a CDS encoding MFS transporter, protein MKQKIVYNAKEDYYELSLWQKWIAIFITALGGGTIYLVPYLLYSFKSQMITVSQSNEQSVQLLLTVYGIFSLFLYIPGGWLADRVPAKTLFSFSMLSTGVVTIWYSLIAFRGIVDYAQLVIIHILFSFTTVLTFWSAFIKSIKMLGSPKEQASLYAKAETTRYALQLIANYISIGLAAIVIVVSPFVIFDSKGAILPNANAGEISSSSSSIFFSIGFYGLIYILTGVLSLFFLPGKLWDKNVIKKEDGSYSFYSVLHEKWYEIKNEFELKKFKQQQLKEFFIKVKDDTIKTLKSPGVWLTAMMIFFVMNQYTVYGSFGTTILQSLGAGEYTATALSPVYIYGIPIIGATAAGYLTKRYTKLTSKSLIWISLFTIGSAALLLIIFFVAATNDPSKNVFSPTILWISFVLVMLNMFFIGASRSIYWSTTTELKINPKILGLAIGFISIIGFSKDVWAGIFLAKIAENESLSSATYSHKALIYWGIFALINSVGALGIAYVMYLKVRSKKPLKDN, encoded by the coding sequence ATGAAACAAAAAATTGTTTATAACGCAAAAGAAGACTACTATGAATTAAGTCTTTGGCAAAAGTGGATTGCCATTTTCATAACTGCTTTAGGTGGAGGAACTATTTATTTGGTTCCTTATCTACTTTATAGTTTTAAATCACAAATGATTACTGTAAGTCAATCAAACGAACAAAGTGTTCAGCTACTTTTAACAGTGTATGGAATTTTTTCTTTATTTCTATACATACCAGGGGGCTGATTAGCAGATAGAGTACCTGCTAAGACACTATTTTCTTTTTCAATGCTTAGCACTGGAGTTGTAACTATTTGATATTCTTTAATTGCCTTTAGAGGAATTGTAGATTATGCACAATTAGTTATAATTCACATTTTATTTTCTTTTACAACGGTTTTAACTTTTTGATCAGCTTTTATTAAAAGTATTAAAATGCTTGGAAGTCCTAAAGAGCAAGCTTCACTATATGCAAAAGCTGAAACAACAAGATATGCACTTCAACTTATAGCAAACTATATTTCAATAGGTTTAGCTGCCATTGTTATTGTTGTAAGTCCTTTTGTAATTTTTGATTCAAAAGGTGCAATTTTACCAAATGCAAATGCTGGAGAAATTTCATCTTCATCATCAAGTATTTTCTTTAGTATTGGTTTTTATGGACTAATTTATATATTAACTGGTGTTTTATCACTGTTTTTCTTACCTGGAAAACTATGAGATAAAAATGTTATTAAAAAAGAAGATGGAAGCTATAGTTTTTACTCAGTTTTACACGAAAAATGATATGAAATAAAAAATGAATTCGAATTAAAAAAATTCAAACAACAACAACTTAAAGAATTCTTTATAAAAGTCAAAGATGACACAATCAAAACTCTAAAATCTCCAGGGGTTTGACTTACTGCCATGATGATTTTCTTTGTCATGAATCAATATACAGTTTATGGTAGTTTTGGTACAACAATTTTACAATCTCTAGGAGCGGGTGAATATACAGCAACTGCTCTTTCACCTGTTTATATTTATGGTATACCAATTATAGGTGCCACTGCAGCTGGATACTTAACTAAAAGATATACTAAATTAACTTCAAAATCATTAATTTGAATTTCTCTTTTTACAATTGGCTCAGCAGCTTTATTATTAATAATTTTCTTCGTTGCAGCAACTAATGATCCTTCTAAAAATGTTTTTAGCCCAACTATTTTATGAATAAGCTTTGTTTTAGTTATGTTAAACATGTTTTTCATTGGAGCTAGTCGATCAATTTATTGATCAACAACAACTGAATTAAAAATAAATCCTAAAATTTTAGGTCTAGCAATAGGATTTATCTCAATCATAGGTTTTTCAAAAGATGTTTGAGCAGGTATTTTCTTAGCTAAAATAGCAGAAAATGAATCTCTAAGCTCAGCAACTTACTCACATAAAGCACTAATTTATTGAGGAATTTTTGCCTTGATAAATTCAGTTGGTGCCCTTGGAATAGCCTATGTAATGTATTTAAAAGTTAGATCTAAAAAACCACTAAAAGATAATTAA
- the msrA gene encoding peptide-methionine (S)-S-oxide reductase MsrA, whose protein sequence is MQKEIFIAGGCFWGVERYFQKVKGVLDTKACYINGGFEGVKYKEVCEGSSHVEAVRVIYDNSKITEEDLWKLYLRIINPYSLNKQGNDRGVQYRIGLYSYDKDLLKKFSDLNEAFMKSEGKKNYIEIQKVEDVTLAEEYHQNYLLKNVNGYCHINLDDIPEEYQKQ, encoded by the coding sequence ATGCAAAAAGAAATTTTTATAGCTGGAGGATGCTTTTGAGGAGTAGAAAGATACTTTCAAAAAGTTAAAGGTGTTTTAGATACAAAAGCTTGCTATATAAATGGTGGATTTGAAGGAGTTAAATACAAAGAAGTTTGCGAAGGATCTTCACATGTTGAAGCTGTAAGAGTTATTTATGACAATTCAAAAATTACTGAAGAAGATCTTTGAAAATTATATTTAAGAATAATCAATCCTTACTCACTAAACAAACAAGGTAACGATAGAGGAGTTCAATATCGCATTGGGCTTTATAGTTATGACAAAGACTTGCTAAAGAAATTTAGTGACTTAAATGAAGCTTTTATGAAAAGTGAAGGAAAGAAAAACTATATTGAAATTCAAAAAGTTGAAGATGTAACTTTAGCTGAGGAATATCACCAAAATTACTTACTTAAAAATGTAAATGGATATTGCCATATTAACTTAGATGATATTCCAGAAGAGTATCAAAAACAATAA
- the ftsH gene encoding ATP-dependent zinc metalloprotease FtsH, with protein MDKMKKPKINWLLIVIVGIIAALLITVLVLLFSPKTQPKSFDYLLKHFEEAAKSTTDDIYFETIKINSLDNTIGVIFRNGAMREEYFVAASAAQANFLTSGNVEVREILQLANVQAYIQSIKPLNGTISWFTFMNKFLAQHPGYDASKAGLFGQHIVQENGFITFIKAIWFPALIAIIIFLGYKAQSRAASGGIFNPGKNQAVIVKTDKKFTDIAGNKEPIEEVQELVDYLKNPKKYAAAGARFPKGILLGGPPGTGKTLLAKATAGEANVPFFFISASSFVELYVGLGAKRVREMFKEARKLAPAIIFIDELDAVGRSRGSGIGGGNDEREQTLNQILVEMDGINENAGILIMGATNRTDVLDPALLRPGRFDRIITVGLPDIKEREEILKLHSKGKRLSKEIKFDKIAKRTPGYSGAQLENVINEASLLSVREKTDVIISTQIDEAIDRVMAGPAKKSRVISQEELKAVAYHEAGHAVVGLKVKGGNKVQKITIIPRGNAGGYNLMTPEEEKYNASKKELLATIASYMGGRAAEMIIYGKENISTGASDDISRATKIARKMVTEWGMSALGPIKYEEDTENPFLGRDYSKGTFGSKMAHEIDLEIRKIISASEEIAIKAIEQNLELLELIKDSLLENETIVAEEIEYIEKNMKLPPNNEKIKPDGESKKVNIEDLINQVNESQEKDKQKNAQIKEDLSKMDKKDNLTKAKDKGEEETLAEKAE; from the coding sequence ATGGATAAAATGAAAAAACCTAAAATTAATTGATTATTAATTGTTATTGTTGGGATTATTGCAGCTCTATTAATAACAGTTCTTGTTTTACTTTTTAGTCCAAAAACTCAACCAAAAAGTTTTGACTATTTATTAAAACACTTTGAAGAAGCTGCCAAAAGCACAACAGATGATATCTATTTCGAAACTATTAAGATCAACTCCTTAGATAATACCATTGGCGTAATTTTTAGAAATGGAGCTATGAGGGAAGAATATTTCGTTGCTGCCTCGGCTGCTCAAGCAAATTTCTTGACTTCAGGAAACGTTGAAGTTCGTGAAATATTACAATTAGCAAATGTTCAAGCATATATTCAAAGTATTAAACCTCTTAATGGCACAATTTCATGATTTACATTTATGAATAAATTCCTAGCACAGCACCCTGGCTATGATGCATCTAAAGCTGGGCTTTTTGGACAACACATTGTTCAAGAAAATGGATTTATTACATTTATAAAAGCCATTTGATTCCCTGCGCTTATTGCAATTATTATTTTCCTTGGTTACAAAGCACAAAGTAGAGCAGCTTCAGGAGGAATTTTTAATCCTGGAAAAAACCAAGCTGTTATTGTTAAAACAGATAAAAAATTTACTGATATAGCTGGAAATAAAGAACCAATTGAAGAGGTTCAAGAGTTAGTTGATTATTTAAAAAATCCTAAAAAATATGCAGCTGCAGGAGCGAGATTTCCTAAAGGAATTCTGCTAGGAGGTCCTCCAGGAACTGGTAAAACTCTTTTAGCAAAAGCTACAGCTGGAGAAGCAAATGTTCCATTCTTTTTCATATCAGCTTCATCATTTGTTGAACTTTATGTTGGACTGGGGGCCAAAAGAGTTAGAGAAATGTTTAAAGAAGCTAGAAAATTAGCTCCAGCAATAATTTTTATTGATGAACTTGATGCTGTTGGACGTTCTAGAGGAAGTGGAATTGGTGGAGGAAATGATGAAAGAGAACAAACTCTTAACCAAATCCTTGTCGAAATGGACGGTATAAATGAAAATGCTGGTATTTTGATTATGGGGGCTACCAATAGAACTGATGTTTTAGACCCTGCTCTTTTAAGACCTGGAAGATTCGATAGAATCATCACAGTTGGTCTTCCTGACATTAAAGAAAGAGAAGAAATTTTAAAACTTCACTCAAAAGGAAAAAGACTTTCTAAAGAAATTAAATTTGACAAAATTGCTAAAAGAACTCCTGGTTATTCAGGGGCTCAACTTGAAAATGTTATTAATGAAGCTTCACTTCTTTCTGTAAGAGAAAAAACTGATGTAATTATTTCAACTCAAATTGATGAGGCTATCGATAGAGTTATGGCAGGACCTGCTAAAAAATCTAGAGTTATCTCTCAAGAAGAATTAAAAGCTGTTGCCTACCACGAGGCAGGACATGCCGTTGTTGGTTTAAAAGTTAAAGGTGGAAATAAAGTTCAAAAAATCACTATTATTCCTAGAGGTAATGCAGGAGGATATAACTTGATGACTCCTGAAGAAGAAAAATACAATGCAAGTAAAAAAGAGCTTCTAGCAACAATAGCCTCATACATGGGTGGTCGAGCAGCTGAGATGATTATTTATGGAAAAGAAAATATCTCAACTGGAGCAAGTGATGATATTTCAAGGGCAACAAAAATTGCTAGAAAAATGGTTACTGAGTGAGGAATGTCAGCGCTAGGGCCAATTAAATATGAAGAAGATACAGAAAATCCATTTTTAGGAAGAGATTATTCTAAGGGTACTTTTGGAAGTAAAATGGCTCATGAAATTGATCTTGAAATTAGAAAAATAATTAGTGCTTCTGAAGAAATTGCTATTAAAGCAATTGAACAAAACTTAGAATTATTAGAATTAATTAAAGATTCACTTCTTGAAAATGAAACAATTGTTGCCGAAGAAATTGAATACATTGAAAAAAATATGAAACTTCCACCAAATAACGAGAAAATAAAACCTGATGGTGAAAGTAAAAAAGTTAATATTGAAGATTTAATTAATCAAGTAAATGAAAGTCAAGAAAAAGATAAACAAAAAAACGCTCAAATTAAAGAAGATTTATCCAAAATGGATAAAAAGGACAATTTAACTAAGGCAAAAGACAAAGGTGAAGAAGAAACTTTAGCTGAAAAAGCTGAATAA
- the tilS gene encoding tRNA lysidine(34) synthetase TilS yields the protein MKLIAVSGGPDSMLLLDVFKHHDIVVAHVNYNKRNSSKRDQKIVEDYCFKNNIKLEILNLTDYEVKGNFHDWARKKRFDFFKLVYEKYNCDEILLAHHKDDFVETFLIQKNQKRKPLYWSIKSKNFNFGMNINRPFIHKYWKNQILKILDNKQIFFGQDETNKENIYLRNKIRNNLLNKEFLKRLIYIKILFLNFFKLRKIKKIEQDFNKWKEQNFDKQNFLKSKFQENLITIFISEKTNNSINLSRGKIQQIIKFINSEKNEKKFILNKEFYLVKAKKIIKVLKK from the coding sequence ATGAAATTAATTGCAGTAAGTGGTGGGCCTGATTCGATGCTTTTACTTGATGTTTTTAAACATCATGATATTGTAGTGGCTCATGTAAATTACAACAAAAGAAACAGCTCAAAAAGAGATCAAAAAATAGTTGAAGATTACTGTTTCAAAAATAATATAAAACTTGAAATTTTGAATTTAACTGATTATGAAGTTAAAGGAAATTTTCATGATTGAGCAAGAAAAAAAAGATTTGATTTTTTTAAATTGGTATATGAAAAATATAACTGTGATGAGATATTATTGGCTCATCACAAAGATGATTTTGTTGAGACTTTTTTAATTCAAAAAAATCAAAAAAGAAAACCACTTTATTGATCAATTAAAAGCAAAAATTTTAATTTCGGCATGAATATTAATAGACCTTTTATTCATAAATATTGAAAAAATCAAATACTGAAAATTTTAGATAATAAGCAAATATTTTTTGGTCAAGACGAAACAAACAAAGAGAATATTTATTTGAGAAATAAAATTAGAAACAACTTGCTTAACAAAGAATTTTTAAAAAGATTGATATATATAAAAATTCTTTTTCTGAATTTTTTTAAACTTAGAAAAATAAAAAAAATTGAGCAAGATTTTAATAAATGAAAAGAGCAAAATTTTGATAAACAGAATTTTTTAAAATCAAAATTTCAAGAAAATCTCATCACTATTTTTATCTCTGAAAAAACAAACAACTCAATAAATTTATCAAGAGGAAAAATTCAGCAAATAATTAAATTTATCAATTCAGAAAAAAATGAAAAAAAATTCATTTTAAATAAAGAGTTCTATCTAGTTAAGGCTAAAAAAATAATAAAGGTATTAAAAAAATAA